A region of the Thermogemmatispora onikobensis genome:
CAGGGCGGCATCGGGGACAAGGAAGGTCTCGATCCCCCCGATGGGATAGCCACGCTCGTGGGCCTCTTCTCTGGCAGAGGCGAGGGCCTCCTGCAGGGCTGGGTCGAGCTGCCACTGCAGCTGCAGGGCAGAGCTTTCCTGCTCCAGCAGGCTTTCGACAGTGGGGGCGATCAGAGCGCTGGAAGGGCCGGCTGGGAACAGGTAGAGGTCCCACGTCTTCGACGCGCAGAAACCGAGCAGGAGGTGGAAAGGAGTGAGCACAGCGTGACCCCGTTGGCTGGCAGCCTCTAGTGCTGCTCTCAGGCAGAAGTAGGCTTCTCTGGAGAAGCCGAGTCCCAGGTCACGCTCCCGCGGTTCGGCCAGGGGAGGGATCTCCTTTCAGAGGCAGGAGGCAGCAACCAGCAAGCCGGCGTAGAGGGCAGGCGGCAGCCAAATTGCTGTAGCCTGCCCTCTAAGAGTGATGGGGGGCCCGCCCCATGCTGGTCCTGAAAGGCTGCTCCACGACTTGTCTGACTCGCGGGGGAGCGACCGGACTAGCGTGGTTGCAAGAGCAGGCGGCCCTCCATATTGGCCTCGATCGTCTGGCGCTCGAAGAGCATCGGATGATGCTCCGTGCGCAGCCAGGGGCGCACAAAGTCGCTATAGTGACGGCTGCCGGGATGGCCCGACTGCCCGGGCGCATGGCCGGAAAGCGAGGCATGCAGATCGGCCAGGTTCACAATCTGGCGATACGAAGGCACAATCACCACCTGCTCCGGCTGATTGGGCACCACCGCGCCCATAAAGACCGTATCGATATCGCCGCCTGCTGGATAGGGGCCACGGTTGAACAACTTATCGAGCGGCTTGACATTTCCCAGCGGATGCTGATAGGTCAGGCGGTGAATCGCCCCATACTGCCAGCGCGCCACATCCGGCCCCAACTTCTCCAGCAGCTCGGCGATCGCCGCCGACCAGGCCGCTGAGATAGCCGCATGCCAGGAGTGCGGCCCATTAGGAATAGCTGACTCCGCAAACCAGCGATCGTCACGCTCCTTCAGCAAGCGGATCAGCAACGGCTTGCTCCGACTGGCATAACCGTTGAGAATTGCCAGCAGCGTCGAACCGACACCCAGGTACTGATAGAGCAACTGCTCATCGTCGCCGATGACCGCAGCGAAAACGATACGCTCCAGCTTCTGCAAGAACGTCTCATAGATCGCTGCCCCCGCGCTCTCGGGCGAGAGCACATAATCCCAATCGCGCAGCGTCTGCAGCGCCGTCTCCTCCAGAGCATTCGCCGGGCTAACCGTCTCCAGCACATGAGGTACAATCTCACGCGCTGGCAACGCATATTGATCCGACTGGATGCGCGCCATATCTGCCAGCGACAGCCGCTCCTTACTCAGCAGCAGATCGCGGATGCGCTGAGCGCGATAACCATTCAGCCACTCGTGAGTGATGTAGTAAGGATAGTCGTCCTTCACCACGCGGTTATTGGCCGTCACAATCAAATGCTCGGGCGGATTAAAGAGGCGCGGCAACTCCTCAAAGGGGATAAAGCCCGTCCACTCATACTCACCGGTCCAGCCTGGTGAAGGCAAGAGTGTCTGACGATGGCTACGGACAGGAATCAGACCCGCCATAATGTAGCCAATATTGCCCTCGCGGTCCGCATAGACCACATTCTGAGGGGGCACATCCCAATCGCGCATCGCCTCCAGGAACTCCTCCCAGCAGGTTGCGCGGTTCAGCTTCTCCACCGCCGCAATAATGCGAGAGGACTCAAAACCGGTCCAGCGCAGAGCCAGCGGCACCTCTGAGGGCGTAGCGCCGTCTCCCTCGCTGGCTTGTCCCTGCCCGGTGGACAAGGTTGTCAGAATAGGCCCGTGGCGCGTCACCACCACCTCCTCAACAACCGGCTCCTGGCGTCCCTTCACGCGGATCTCCTCGCGGATCACCTGGGCCTCCTCCCACTGGCCCCGGAACTCATAGCGGTACGGATGCTGCGGATCAAACTTCTCGATGTAGAGGTCCTGAACATCGGAAATGGCGTTCGTCAGACCCCAGGCAATATGGCGATTGTGGCCGATGACGATGCCGGGCGTGCCTGGGAACGAAGCCCCGATCACATCGATATCGCCAGCCACGAGATGGCACTCGAACCAAATCGAAGGAGCACCCTGCGCCAGATGCGGATCATTGCAGAGAATGGGCGCACCGGTCACCGTTTTGCTACCATCCACCACCCAGTTATTGCTGGCCCCCAGTGGGCCGAAGCCGCTCAGCAGCTTCACCTGCTCATATGGCTCCAGCAGACCCGGATTGACGCCGCCGTACTCGGCCCCGGGCGGGATAATCAGAGGATGCCCAGGATCGTAGCCGGCCTCCAGTTTCGCCGCTCGCTCCGCTCCGGAACGGGCCACAATGCGTGCCCGAATCAGCTCGCTCTCCCAGTTGCCGCTCAGGTTCCAGCCCATCATCTTAGCCCAGAGCAGGCTATCGGCAGGCTGCCAGGGTTCGGGCCGATAGCGCAAGAGCGTGAACTCCACCGGGAGCGTATGATGCTCGATCAAGGCATTCACGCCGGCGGCGTAGGCCTCCAAGATGCGGCGATGATGGGCCGAGAGACGGGCCACATCGCTGGCAGCAGCGCGATGCAGGCCCAGGCGCCGACAGAAACGATCGAGGTCCAGCGTAACCTCCCCCACGATCTCCGAGAGCCGGCCTGAACCCA
Encoded here:
- a CDS encoding penicillin acylase family protein encodes the protein MASWWQKTLMAAAGLAGAVGGAYYFFVRRPVPSPKGVRRLPGLHEEVEVITDRYGVPHIYARNEDDLFFAQGYVHAQQRLWQMDFNRRLGSGRLSEIVGEVTLDLDRFCRRLGLHRAAASDVARLSAHHRRILEAYAAGVNALIEHHTLPVEFTLLRYRPEPWQPADSLLWAKMMGWNLSGNWESELIRARIVARSGAERAAKLEAGYDPGHPLIIPPGAEYGGVNPGLLEPYEQVKLLSGFGPLGASNNWVVDGSKTVTGAPILCNDPHLAQGAPSIWFECHLVAGDIDVIGASFPGTPGIVIGHNRHIAWGLTNAISDVQDLYIEKFDPQHPYRYEFRGQWEEAQVIREEIRVKGRQEPVVEEVVVTRHGPILTTLSTGQGQASEGDGATPSEVPLALRWTGFESSRIIAAVEKLNRATCWEEFLEAMRDWDVPPQNVVYADREGNIGYIMAGLIPVRSHRQTLLPSPGWTGEYEWTGFIPFEELPRLFNPPEHLIVTANNRVVKDDYPYYITHEWLNGYRAQRIRDLLLSKERLSLADMARIQSDQYALPAREIVPHVLETVSPANALEETALQTLRDWDYVLSPESAGAAIYETFLQKLERIVFAAVIGDDEQLLYQYLGVGSTLLAILNGYASRSKPLLIRLLKERDDRWFAESAIPNGPHSWHAAISAAWSAAIAELLEKLGPDVARWQYGAIHRLTYQHPLGNVKPLDKLFNRGPYPAGGDIDTVFMGAVVPNQPEQVVIVPSYRQIVNLADLHASLSGHAPGQSGHPGSRHYSDFVRPWLRTEHHPMLFERQTIEANMEGRLLLQPR
- a CDS encoding Clp protease N-terminal domain-containing protein; translation: MPPLAEPRERDLGLGFSREAYFCLRAALEAASQRGHAVLTPFHLLLGFCASKTWDLYLFPAGPSSALIAPTVESLLEQESSALQLQWQLDPALQEALASAREEAHERGYPIGGIETFLVPDAALQRIFALAKDEARQHSAQHISLGPLLLGLLRVADEGLLPPSLQQLLTRFGLSYAVVRSSLSEETFSL